In a single window of the Eleginops maclovinus isolate JMC-PN-2008 ecotype Puerto Natales chromosome 6, JC_Emac_rtc_rv5, whole genome shotgun sequence genome:
- the LOC134865848 gene encoding electrogenic aspartate/glutamate antiporter SLC25A12, mitochondrial-like isoform X1: MAAKVTSASLSVQSTKRGDPTELKSIFQKYASVADKDGERFMTSGDFVQRYLGLHTQIHHNPKTVQLIAAVADTTKDGLISFQEFLAFESVLCAPDTLFIVAFQLFDKNGTGNISFENARDIFSQTTVHHHIPFNWDCEFIHLHFGNDRKKRLSYLEFTQFLQELQLEHARQAFAQKDKGKNGVISAMDFSDIMATIRHHVLTPFVEENLVSAAGGSTSHLVSFSYFNAFNSLLNNMEIIRKIYSTLAGTRKDTLVTKEEFVHAANRFGQITPMEIDILYQLSGLHSPSGRLNLADIERIAPLEEGCMPYHLAEAQKQTHGDSSRPMWLQVAESAYRFGLGSIAGATGATAVYPIDLVKTRMQNQRSTGSFVGELMYKNSFDCAKKVLRYEGFFGFYRGLVPQLIGVAPEKAIKLTMNDFVRDKFTSNDNSIPLLAEILAGGCAGGSQVIFTNPLEIVKIRLQVAGEITTGPRVSALNVIRDLGFFGLYKGAKACFLRDIPFSAIYFPAYAHLKTQFTDEQGKLGPLQLLTAGAIAGIPAASLVTPADVIKTRLQVAARAGQTSYTGVIDCFRKIMREEGFRALWKGAGARMCRSSPQFGVTLVTYELLQQWLNVDFGGHRPAGSEPTPKSRISELPPINADHVGGYRLAAATFAGVENKFGLHLPKFKSSGVVSIHHPEPVAATPAQNP, from the exons ATGGCGGCCAAGGTGACTTCGGCATCGCTCTCT GTGCAATCTACCAAGCGCGGGGACCCGACTGAGCTGAAATCAATCTTCCAGAAG TATGCCAGTGTAGCGGACAAGGATGGAGAGAGGTTCATGACCTCAGGGGACTTTGTCCAGAGGTATCTAGGACTCCATACGCAGATCCACCACAACCCCAAAACTGTGCAGCTCATCGCTGCTGTCGCCGACACCACAAAGGACGG gctGATCTCGTTCCAGGAGTTCCTGGCATTTGAATCGGTGTTGTGTGCGCCCGACACCCTCTTCATCGTAGCCTTCCAGCTCTTTGACAAGAATGGAACTGGAAACATTTCCTTCG AGAATGCACGGGACATCTTCAGCCAGACCACAGTGCACCACCACATTCCCTTTAACTGGGACTGTGAGTTCATCCATCTGCACTTCGGCAACGACCGCAAGAAGCGCCTCAGCTACCTCGAGTTCACTCAGTTCCTACAG GAGCTGCAGTTGGAGCATGCACGCCAAGCGTTCGCCCAGAAGGACAAGGGGAAGAACGGAGTCATCTCCGCCATGGACTTCAGCGATATTATGGCCACCATCAGACACCATGTGCTGACGCCGTTTGTGGAGGAAAACCTCGTCTCt GCTGCAGGTGGCAGCACTTCTCACCTGGTCAGTTTCTCTTACTTCAATGCCTTCAACTCCCTTCTGAACAACATGGAGATAATTCGCAAGATCTACAGCACCTTGGCTGGCACGCGAAAGGACACCCTCGTGACCAAAG AGGAGTTTGTTCATGCTGCCAACAGGTTCGGTCAGATCACTCCGATGGAAATTGACATCCTGTACCAGCTGTCAGGCCTGCACTCCCCCTCTGG GCGCCTGAATCTCGCTGACATTGAGAGGATAGCTCCGTTAGAGGAAGGATGTATGCCCTACCACCTGGCTGAAGCCCAAAAACAG ACCCACGGGGACAGTTCCAGGCCCATGTGGCTCCAGGTTGCAGAGTCTGCCTACCGGTTCGGCCTGGGCTCCATCGCTGGAG CTACGGGAGCCACGGCAGTGTACCCCATCGACCTGGTGAAGACTCGGATGCAGAACCAGAGGTCCACTGGATCCTTTGTTGGAGAGCTGATGTACAAGAACAGCTTTGACTGTGCTAAGAAGGTGCTTCGCTACGAGGGCTTCTTCGGCTTCTATAGAG GTCTGGTCCCTCAGCTTATAGGCGTAGCACCTGAGAAGGCTATCAAACTCACT ATGAATGACTTTGTCAGAGACAAGTTCACCAGCAATGACAACTCTATTCCTCTGCTTGCTGAGATTTTGGCTGGAGGTTGT GCTGGAGGCTCACAGGTGATCTTTACCAACCCTCTGGAGATTGTGAAGATTCGTCTGCAAGTGGCGGGCGAGATCACCACTGGACCCCGAGTCAGCGCTCTCAACGTGATCCGTGACCTGGGCTTCTTCGGCCTATACAAG GGTGCTAAAGCCTGTTTCTTGAGGGACATCCCCTTCTCTGCAATCTACTTCCCTGCGTACGCCCACCTCAAGACTCAGTTTACTGACGAGCAAGGCAAGCTGGGCCCTCTGCAGCTTCTCACTGCTGGAGCGATTGCAG GTATCCCTGCAGCCTCCCTGGTGACGCCCGCCGACGTCATCAAGACTCGTCTGCAGGTGGCAGCGAGGGCAGGACAGACCAGCTACACAGGGGTCATCGACTGCTTCAGGAAGATTATGAGAGAGGAGGGCTTCAGGGCTTTGTGGAAGGGAgcaggag CTCGTATGTGCCGGTCCTCTCCTCAGTTTGGCGTGACTCTGGTGACTTACGAGCTCTTGCAGCAGTGGTTAAACGTTGACTTCGGAGGACA tcgTCCTGCCGGATCCGAGCCCACACCCAAGTCTCGCATCTCAGAACTTCCTCCCATCAACGCCGACCACGTCGGGGGCTACCGCCTGGCAGCAGCTACCTTTGCAGGGGTGGAGAACAAATTCGGCCTCCACCTTCCCAAATTCAAGTCCTCGGGCGTGGTGTCCATACATCACCCAGAGCCTGTCGCTGCCACCCCGGCTCAGAACCCATAG
- the LOC134865848 gene encoding electrogenic aspartate/glutamate antiporter SLC25A12, mitochondrial-like isoform X2, with product MAAKVQSTKRGDPTELKSIFQKYASVADKDGERFMTSGDFVQRYLGLHTQIHHNPKTVQLIAAVADTTKDGLISFQEFLAFESVLCAPDTLFIVAFQLFDKNGTGNISFENARDIFSQTTVHHHIPFNWDCEFIHLHFGNDRKKRLSYLEFTQFLQELQLEHARQAFAQKDKGKNGVISAMDFSDIMATIRHHVLTPFVEENLVSAAGGSTSHLVSFSYFNAFNSLLNNMEIIRKIYSTLAGTRKDTLVTKEEFVHAANRFGQITPMEIDILYQLSGLHSPSGRLNLADIERIAPLEEGCMPYHLAEAQKQTHGDSSRPMWLQVAESAYRFGLGSIAGATGATAVYPIDLVKTRMQNQRSTGSFVGELMYKNSFDCAKKVLRYEGFFGFYRGLVPQLIGVAPEKAIKLTMNDFVRDKFTSNDNSIPLLAEILAGGCAGGSQVIFTNPLEIVKIRLQVAGEITTGPRVSALNVIRDLGFFGLYKGAKACFLRDIPFSAIYFPAYAHLKTQFTDEQGKLGPLQLLTAGAIAGIPAASLVTPADVIKTRLQVAARAGQTSYTGVIDCFRKIMREEGFRALWKGAGARMCRSSPQFGVTLVTYELLQQWLNVDFGGHRPAGSEPTPKSRISELPPINADHVGGYRLAAATFAGVENKFGLHLPKFKSSGVVSIHHPEPVAATPAQNP from the exons ATGGCGGCCAAG GTGCAATCTACCAAGCGCGGGGACCCGACTGAGCTGAAATCAATCTTCCAGAAG TATGCCAGTGTAGCGGACAAGGATGGAGAGAGGTTCATGACCTCAGGGGACTTTGTCCAGAGGTATCTAGGACTCCATACGCAGATCCACCACAACCCCAAAACTGTGCAGCTCATCGCTGCTGTCGCCGACACCACAAAGGACGG gctGATCTCGTTCCAGGAGTTCCTGGCATTTGAATCGGTGTTGTGTGCGCCCGACACCCTCTTCATCGTAGCCTTCCAGCTCTTTGACAAGAATGGAACTGGAAACATTTCCTTCG AGAATGCACGGGACATCTTCAGCCAGACCACAGTGCACCACCACATTCCCTTTAACTGGGACTGTGAGTTCATCCATCTGCACTTCGGCAACGACCGCAAGAAGCGCCTCAGCTACCTCGAGTTCACTCAGTTCCTACAG GAGCTGCAGTTGGAGCATGCACGCCAAGCGTTCGCCCAGAAGGACAAGGGGAAGAACGGAGTCATCTCCGCCATGGACTTCAGCGATATTATGGCCACCATCAGACACCATGTGCTGACGCCGTTTGTGGAGGAAAACCTCGTCTCt GCTGCAGGTGGCAGCACTTCTCACCTGGTCAGTTTCTCTTACTTCAATGCCTTCAACTCCCTTCTGAACAACATGGAGATAATTCGCAAGATCTACAGCACCTTGGCTGGCACGCGAAAGGACACCCTCGTGACCAAAG AGGAGTTTGTTCATGCTGCCAACAGGTTCGGTCAGATCACTCCGATGGAAATTGACATCCTGTACCAGCTGTCAGGCCTGCACTCCCCCTCTGG GCGCCTGAATCTCGCTGACATTGAGAGGATAGCTCCGTTAGAGGAAGGATGTATGCCCTACCACCTGGCTGAAGCCCAAAAACAG ACCCACGGGGACAGTTCCAGGCCCATGTGGCTCCAGGTTGCAGAGTCTGCCTACCGGTTCGGCCTGGGCTCCATCGCTGGAG CTACGGGAGCCACGGCAGTGTACCCCATCGACCTGGTGAAGACTCGGATGCAGAACCAGAGGTCCACTGGATCCTTTGTTGGAGAGCTGATGTACAAGAACAGCTTTGACTGTGCTAAGAAGGTGCTTCGCTACGAGGGCTTCTTCGGCTTCTATAGAG GTCTGGTCCCTCAGCTTATAGGCGTAGCACCTGAGAAGGCTATCAAACTCACT ATGAATGACTTTGTCAGAGACAAGTTCACCAGCAATGACAACTCTATTCCTCTGCTTGCTGAGATTTTGGCTGGAGGTTGT GCTGGAGGCTCACAGGTGATCTTTACCAACCCTCTGGAGATTGTGAAGATTCGTCTGCAAGTGGCGGGCGAGATCACCACTGGACCCCGAGTCAGCGCTCTCAACGTGATCCGTGACCTGGGCTTCTTCGGCCTATACAAG GGTGCTAAAGCCTGTTTCTTGAGGGACATCCCCTTCTCTGCAATCTACTTCCCTGCGTACGCCCACCTCAAGACTCAGTTTACTGACGAGCAAGGCAAGCTGGGCCCTCTGCAGCTTCTCACTGCTGGAGCGATTGCAG GTATCCCTGCAGCCTCCCTGGTGACGCCCGCCGACGTCATCAAGACTCGTCTGCAGGTGGCAGCGAGGGCAGGACAGACCAGCTACACAGGGGTCATCGACTGCTTCAGGAAGATTATGAGAGAGGAGGGCTTCAGGGCTTTGTGGAAGGGAgcaggag CTCGTATGTGCCGGTCCTCTCCTCAGTTTGGCGTGACTCTGGTGACTTACGAGCTCTTGCAGCAGTGGTTAAACGTTGACTTCGGAGGACA tcgTCCTGCCGGATCCGAGCCCACACCCAAGTCTCGCATCTCAGAACTTCCTCCCATCAACGCCGACCACGTCGGGGGCTACCGCCTGGCAGCAGCTACCTTTGCAGGGGTGGAGAACAAATTCGGCCTCCACCTTCCCAAATTCAAGTCCTCGGGCGTGGTGTCCATACATCACCCAGAGCCTGTCGCTGCCACCCCGGCTCAGAACCCATAG